The following are from one region of the Deltaproteobacteria bacterium genome:
- a CDS encoding NADH-quinone oxidoreductase subunit C, giving the protein MAEASPVLSYIQEKLGSKVLETLQPQGDNVVMLSRDGLRDSFRLLKEDAQLGFDLLSDITAVDYWKKKEPRFEVVYQLTVTQGGCRLRVRVPVPESDATVLSLTPLWRGANFLEREVWDLYGIRFVDHPDLRRILLYDEFQGHPLRKDYPINQCQPRVPERHVDGTFVDERSNNKLRRLQHEINRKK; this is encoded by the coding sequence ATGGCTGAGGCGAGCCCGGTCCTTTCATACATCCAAGAAAAACTTGGGTCGAAGGTTTTGGAAACGTTGCAGCCGCAGGGCGACAACGTTGTAATGCTCAGCCGCGACGGGCTGCGCGACAGCTTTCGTTTGCTCAAAGAAGATGCGCAGTTGGGTTTCGATTTACTCTCGGACATTACGGCGGTCGACTATTGGAAAAAGAAAGAGCCGCGTTTCGAAGTGGTCTATCAGCTCACCGTGACGCAGGGCGGCTGTCGTTTGCGCGTGCGCGTGCCGGTGCCGGAGAGCGACGCGACGGTGCTGTCGCTAACGCCGCTGTGGCGCGGCGCCAACTTTCTCGAGCGCGAAGTATGGGACCTTTACGGTATTCGCTTTGTCGATCATCCCGACTTGCGGCGGATTCTTTTGTATGACGAATTCCAGGGTCACCCGCTGAGAAAAGATTATCCGATCAATCAGTGCCAACCGCGCGTGCCGGAGCGTCATGTCGACGGCACGTTCGTCGATGAACGGTCGAATAACAAGTTGCGCCGACTGCAGCACGAGATCAATCGCAAAAAATGA